One window of Bacillus sp. (in: firmicutes) genomic DNA carries:
- a CDS encoding stage II sporulation protein M: MNVKQFVKQYRVEWKQLEQCITKLHKRNKKITSADIHQFQRLYQKTAQHLSYSQTYFPGEDVTLYLNGLVSKSHNLLYKDQISSVKQIRQFFSTTFIHLLLDQWKFVIIAMILFMIGATASYLSVLHDPLHMYSILPAHLAHSIDPSSLGANDGEINAPVISAAIMTNNIQVAILAFSGGVTFGLLTVYVLITNGILVGALAALYWHHGKSYDFWAYIVPHGMIELTAIFIAGGAGLLMGYKLFVPGPFSRSYQLKLQAKRSVQLLLGTIPLFVIAGLIEGYITPSTISLEAKYFVACLTVLALILYIIIGKQLIKKKAIEDHGLSSENSVKLL; this comes from the coding sequence TTGAATGTAAAACAATTTGTAAAACAATATCGAGTAGAATGGAAACAACTTGAGCAATGTATAACAAAACTACATAAAAGAAATAAAAAAATAACAAGCGCTGATATTCATCAATTTCAACGTCTTTATCAAAAAACAGCACAGCATCTTTCCTATAGCCAAACATATTTCCCCGGAGAAGATGTTACTTTATACTTGAATGGACTTGTTTCAAAATCCCATAACCTCCTGTACAAGGATCAAATTTCAAGTGTGAAACAAATCCGGCAGTTTTTCAGTACAACATTTATTCATCTCTTGTTAGATCAATGGAAATTTGTCATCATCGCGATGATTTTATTTATGATTGGGGCCACAGCCAGTTATTTATCAGTTTTACATGATCCCCTTCATATGTACTCGATTCTTCCAGCACATCTAGCCCATTCTATTGATCCAAGTTCACTAGGGGCAAATGACGGTGAAATTAATGCGCCAGTCATATCTGCGGCCATTATGACGAATAATATTCAAGTCGCCATCCTCGCCTTTAGTGGCGGAGTGACATTCGGACTATTGACAGTCTATGTATTGATTACGAATGGCATCCTTGTCGGAGCACTTGCCGCCTTGTATTGGCATCACGGAAAATCATACGACTTTTGGGCCTATATTGTCCCGCATGGCATGATTGAGCTTACGGCTATTTTTATCGCTGGTGGGGCTGGTCTGTTAATGGGCTATAAGCTTTTTGTTCCAGGGCCATTTTCAAGAAGCTATCAATTAAAGCTTCAAGCAAAGCGTTCTGTTCAATTATTATTGGGAACAATCCCGTTATTTGTCATTGCTGGTTTAATAGAAGGCTATATTACCCCTAGTACGATTTCTCTAGAGGCAAAATATTTCGTTGCTTGTCTAACTGTTCTCGCTTTAATTCTTTACATCATAATCGGCAAGCAATTGATTAAGAAAAAAGCTATAGAAGACCACGGTTTATCATCTGAAAATAGTGTGAAACTGCTGTAA
- a CDS encoding DUF58 domain-containing protein, which translates to MNLWDRFLYRDRGIIPTKRLLFITFVYSAVLVFASVLEFSWTFVIVCNIIALLLTLFDLFYSANKKEISFKRKIAGEMERGIAYTVEIEINNASRYALKFRFVDGIPQSFDRSFPIDGKVSGNKTERVMYETTALVRGQYEIEKLYFRYTSVFGLWEKQITAELPATIKVIPDLTETKQYLESAQRFLKYEGSKIRKSKSGVGEFAKIRTHVVGDDPRMINWRQTAKLYEVMSNEYEPEHGKVITILIDCGRLMGAELTKGNRLEKVLESALTVSAAALKKGDSVSVLAFSKDVKVFVPASKGMGHLQTILQAIYNVNVDSVESNYAHVLQYLQTVQKKRSLLLLFSDIRTFLYEESALYYLQRLRQRHLFFMIGIEDEMLLTKLKEEPQSLQKAMVKSMAQQEMLFKKREKMKWEKQGLLMVEAKEEKLAVTAVSHYFQMINRGLL; encoded by the coding sequence ATGAACTTGTGGGATCGATTCCTGTACCGCGATAGAGGGATTATACCAACGAAACGATTACTCTTCATCACTTTCGTTTATTCGGCTGTACTTGTATTCGCTTCCGTATTGGAATTCTCTTGGACTTTCGTTATTGTCTGCAATATTATCGCTTTATTATTAACATTATTTGACTTATTTTATTCAGCGAATAAAAAGGAAATTAGTTTTAAACGAAAAATAGCGGGAGAAATGGAGAGAGGTATTGCCTATACAGTGGAAATCGAAATAAATAACGCTTCTAGATATGCGCTCAAGTTTCGGTTCGTTGATGGAATACCACAATCATTTGATAGATCATTTCCAATCGATGGAAAAGTTTCCGGCAATAAAACAGAGCGGGTCATGTACGAAACAACAGCCCTCGTTAGAGGGCAATACGAAATTGAGAAGCTTTATTTTCGATATACAAGTGTGTTTGGGCTTTGGGAAAAGCAAATAACGGCCGAATTACCTGCTACTATTAAGGTCATACCAGATTTAACTGAGACAAAGCAATATTTAGAAAGCGCGCAGCGGTTTTTAAAATATGAAGGGTCAAAAATTCGTAAATCTAAAAGTGGTGTTGGTGAGTTTGCTAAAATTAGAACCCATGTCGTTGGTGATGACCCGCGGATGATCAATTGGAGGCAAACAGCCAAGCTCTATGAGGTAATGAGTAATGAATATGAACCAGAGCATGGGAAAGTGATTACAATTTTAATTGATTGCGGGCGCTTGATGGGAGCAGAGTTAACAAAAGGAAATAGGTTAGAAAAGGTATTAGAGAGCGCTTTAACCGTTTCTGCTGCTGCACTAAAAAAGGGTGATTCTGTTTCAGTGTTAGCTTTTTCTAAAGATGTAAAAGTGTTTGTTCCAGCCAGTAAGGGGATGGGCCATCTACAAACGATTCTTCAGGCGATTTATAATGTAAACGTGGATTCCGTTGAGTCAAATTATGCACATGTTTTGCAATATTTACAAACCGTCCAAAAAAAACGTAGTTTACTTTTATTATTTAGTGACATTCGCACGTTTCTGTATGAAGAAAGTGCACTCTATTATTTGCAAAGACTACGTCAAAGACATTTATTTTTCATGATTGGTATTGAAGATGAGATGCTGTTAACAAAATTAAAAGAAGAACCACAAAGTCTCCAAAAAGCAATGGTAAAAAGTATGGCACAGCAGGAAATGCTCTTTAAAAAACGGGAAAAAATGAAGTGGGAAAAACAAGGCCTCCTAATGGTAGAGGCCAAGGAAGAGAAGCTAGCGGTTACAGCAGTTTCACACTATTTTCAGATGATAAACCGTGGTCTTCTATAG
- a CDS encoding MoxR family ATPase, which translates to MNKDLASLLEKYEERIIGQGFNLRLLLSAILVGGHVLLEGVPGTGKTQMVKTLASLLGGSFRRIQFTPDLLPSDITGSMIYDMKNSTFQTLKGPIFTNLLLADEINRTPAKTQAALLEAMEEKQVTIQGETYRLPEVFFVVATQNPLEYEGTYPLPEAQQDRFLFKLFIEFPSFTEELKVLQQVIHNSFDSSQVTAVLDMQTFENIRAEIDNITIGDSVLAYIMEIVRKTRESNSIRVGASTRAGISIGKAGKAWAYLSGRDYVTPDDIKIVAKPGLRHRIQLSPHKELEGVTIDQTIDELVGSIPVPR; encoded by the coding sequence ATGAATAAGGATTTAGCATCATTATTAGAAAAGTACGAAGAACGTATAATCGGACAGGGCTTTAATCTTCGCCTTTTACTTTCTGCTATTTTAGTAGGGGGGCATGTCTTATTAGAAGGTGTTCCAGGGACAGGGAAAACGCAAATGGTGAAAACATTGGCAAGTCTTTTAGGTGGGAGCTTCCGACGAATTCAGTTTACCCCTGATTTACTACCGAGCGATATTACCGGCAGTATGATTTATGATATGAAAAATAGTACATTTCAAACATTAAAAGGGCCGATTTTCACAAATTTGTTATTAGCTGATGAAATTAACCGTACACCAGCCAAGACACAAGCAGCGCTTTTAGAGGCGATGGAGGAAAAGCAAGTAACAATCCAAGGTGAAACATATCGTTTACCAGAGGTTTTTTTCGTTGTTGCAACGCAAAATCCACTTGAGTATGAAGGGACATATCCATTACCAGAAGCGCAGCAAGATCGCTTTTTATTTAAGCTATTTATTGAGTTTCCATCCTTTACTGAAGAGCTAAAGGTGTTACAACAAGTGATTCATAATAGTTTTGATAGTAGTCAAGTGACAGCCGTCTTAGATATGCAAACGTTTGAAAACATAAGAGCAGAAATCGACAACATTACAATCGGGGATAGTGTATTAGCTTATATTATGGAAATTGTAAGAAAGACGAGGGAATCGAATTCGATTCGTGTTGGTGCAAGTACAAGAGCAGGAATTTCAATTGGGAAAGCAGGAAAAGCATGGGCTTATTTATCAGGCCGTGATTATGTAACACCAGACGATATTAAAATAGTGGCGAAACCTGGACTTAGACACCGTATTCAACTATCGCCGCATAAAGAATTGGAGGGTGTTACGATTGACCAAACCATTGATGAACTTGTGGGATCGATTCCTGTACCGCGATAG
- a CDS encoding DUF4350 domain-containing protein — MLLLLFILISFFVLTPEPTKYPSYVSNSPAPDGVKAFYTYLEKEKLPVERWFYAADLLPKSVGNQVLLMVEPNGVYISKKSVQKPYEEFMEAGNTIILFTTSPNGRFHLKSEHSNKSSLDYIRVKDREGNEYKADYRATFVYKTIKSDEVLLSNENGPIAIKRPFGKGQLIALNSPEWVTNENILKHDHIPLILSLLNEGNVKNADTILIDEYMHGFGKTAYSVYPKWVLLLFVQCALVMVLLLWMQGKRFGPILLPREEFVRFTDERIQALAAWHMRCQLFKDSLFVQADYVKVQLQERWGIPYKTDWIDAAGTLERKWITVSALEIRRFLHELTKVLEKEKITKQEYLLWSKKLEQLRKEVEEG; from the coding sequence ATGCTTCTCCTTTTGTTTATCTTGATTAGCTTCTTTGTTCTTACACCGGAACCAACGAAATATCCTAGCTATGTATCAAATTCACCAGCGCCAGATGGTGTTAAAGCCTTTTATACATATTTAGAAAAGGAAAAACTTCCAGTGGAAAGATGGTTTTATGCGGCGGATTTGTTACCAAAAAGTGTTGGAAATCAAGTCCTATTGATGGTAGAGCCAAACGGCGTGTATATTTCAAAAAAATCAGTACAAAAGCCATATGAGGAGTTTATGGAAGCAGGAAATACGATTATTTTATTTACAACAAGTCCGAATGGGAGATTTCATTTAAAGAGTGAACATAGTAACAAGTCTTCTTTAGATTACATTCGTGTCAAGGACCGAGAAGGAAATGAGTATAAGGCGGATTATAGAGCTACTTTTGTTTATAAAACGATAAAAAGTGATGAAGTTTTGCTGTCAAATGAAAATGGACCGATTGCAATAAAACGGCCTTTTGGAAAAGGGCAGTTAATTGCTCTTAATTCTCCAGAATGGGTAACAAATGAAAATATTTTAAAGCATGACCATATTCCACTTATTTTATCATTACTGAATGAAGGCAATGTAAAAAATGCTGATACGATTTTAATCGATGAGTATATGCATGGCTTTGGGAAAACAGCTTATTCCGTCTATCCAAAATGGGTGTTACTATTGTTTGTTCAGTGTGCCTTGGTGATGGTCCTATTGCTTTGGATGCAAGGAAAGCGGTTTGGGCCAATTCTTCTTCCAAGAGAGGAATTTGTTCGTTTTACAGATGAAAGAATCCAAGCGTTAGCGGCTTGGCATATGAGATGTCAGTTATTTAAAGACTCGTTATTCGTTCAGGCTGATTATGTAAAGGTACAGCTTCAGGAACGCTGGGGAATCCCGTATAAAACGGATTGGATAGATGCTGCGGGTACGCTTGAACGGAAGTGGATTACTGTATCTGCGCTTGAAATACGTCGGTTTTTACATGAATTGACGAAGGTTCTTGAAAAGGAAAAGATAACGAAACAAGAATATTTGCTATGGTCGAAGAAACTAGAGCAATTAAGGAAAGAGGTTGAAGAAGGATGA
- a CDS encoding DUF4129 domain-containing protein has translation MLNPNEARDDIEKILNDKEYQAYYDNSKSILQIWWEKAIKWLEERLGDVFPSYSPSNEVTQWIFIGIIVGIVLLLALILFLIFRNTNRSYRFRNKPIQSLSEMNWSFQDHVREASKQEAMGQYTIATRHMFLALLLYCHENKWLEARVWKTNWEYYAELQKVNKEWAAQFKRFALFFDEATYGERKLQKEEYSEYCNEIMQWFEHTDTTDERIITT, from the coding sequence ATGCTAAACCCGAATGAAGCAAGAGATGATATTGAAAAAATATTAAATGATAAAGAATATCAAGCGTATTACGATAATTCGAAAAGTATACTTCAAATATGGTGGGAGAAGGCCATAAAGTGGCTGGAGGAACGATTAGGAGATGTGTTCCCCTCTTATTCACCATCAAATGAAGTAACACAATGGATATTTATCGGTATAATCGTTGGAATTGTACTTTTATTAGCGTTAATTCTTTTTCTCATTTTCCGTAACACGAATCGTTCTTATCGGTTTCGGAATAAGCCGATTCAATCTTTAAGTGAAATGAATTGGTCGTTTCAAGACCATGTAAGGGAAGCGAGTAAACAGGAAGCAATGGGGCAGTACACAATCGCAACCCGCCACATGTTTTTAGCGTTATTGCTTTATTGTCATGAAAATAAATGGTTGGAAGCAAGAGTTTGGAAAACAAATTGGGAGTACTATGCTGAGCTTCAAAAGGTTAACAAAGAATGGGCTGCACAATTTAAAAGGTTTGCTTTATTTTTTGATGAAGCGACATATGGTGAACGTAAATTGCAAAAAGAGGAGTACAGCGAATATTGTAATGAAATCATGCAATGGTTTGAACATACTGATACAACGGACGAACGCATTATAACTACGTAA
- a CDS encoding CBS domain-containing protein codes for MVVANREGLTNSERFLSAFNTISSEIEKIVDARGHVPFYRLVDMAKKKSGLIMTYKDDLKELSELRNAIVHGRYYPAVTIAEPHLSVVELIERIAAELTKPKTIIPFFSRNVKIFQKTDHLTEVLKTIKKHGYSQFPVYDNDKFAGLLTNQGITMWISQNIDKASMDRCLDAYLGDVMSFEKIKRNYIFMNQNQTIYDVREKFLNHFDVFATRLEAVLITESGKPDEELLGLATPFDMVRIPFIT; via the coding sequence ATGGTAGTGGCGAACAGAGAAGGTTTAACAAATTCAGAGCGCTTTTTAAGTGCGTTTAACACAATATCCAGTGAAATTGAGAAAATCGTAGATGCTCGCGGTCACGTTCCATTTTATCGATTAGTTGATATGGCAAAGAAAAAAAGCGGTTTAATTATGACCTATAAAGATGATTTGAAAGAATTATCAGAGCTAAGAAATGCAATTGTTCATGGACGGTATTATCCAGCAGTTACGATTGCAGAGCCGCATCTTTCCGTTGTTGAATTAATTGAAAGAATTGCTGCTGAATTGACAAAGCCAAAAACAATTATTCCGTTTTTTTCCCGTAACGTTAAAATATTTCAAAAAACAGACCATTTAACGGAAGTATTAAAAACTATAAAAAAACATGGTTATTCCCAGTTCCCAGTTTATGATAACGATAAGTTTGCTGGCCTTTTAACAAATCAAGGGATTACGATGTGGATTTCGCAAAATATCGACAAGGCTTCAATGGACCGTTGTTTAGATGCTTATTTAGGCGATGTAATGTCGTTTGAAAAAATTAAAAGAAATTATATTTTTATGAATCAAAATCAAACGATATACGATGTTCGCGAAAAGTTTTTAAACCATTTCGATGTTTTTGCAACTAGACTTGAAGCAGTATTAATTACTGAAAGTGGGAAGCCTGACGAAGAATTGTTAGGATTAGCAACCCCATTTGACATGGTACGGATTCCGTTTATAACGTAA
- a CDS encoding dynamin family protein, which yields MTEMNRLVALYLELQKKGDSDNAEKVKQLVEKVENNEFMIAFCGHFSAGKSTMMNHFMGKEVLPSSPIPTSANLVKIKKGKSYARVYYKHAEPVEFPAPYDYDVVKSFAKDGENVDSIEISDKDILLPEDVSIMDTPGIDSTHDAHRISTESALHLADVVLYVMDYNHVQSELNFSFTKTLKDRGKPVYLVINMIDKHNEAELSFESYKTSVIESFQGWGVNFDGLFFTSLKNLSHTLNEYDRLEQFLRNQIENKDELLLKSVITSVKPLIEEHLQFFDHEHEEERHAYEGQLEELPENERKRVLQEVAKLGERQAFLLHKKNHLKSEFEAGIKKIMDNAYLMPAATRDLAHSYLEACQADFKIGFLFSKKKTEEERNARLQAFYESFKKQVEAQLDWHIKDFAVRFFKENNIENEAFVNSIFEEITVEFEVQFLEELVKKGAGLTGEYILNYTNDVSNEIKRLYKNRVMEKFAEGQALVDVAIDRELSEVEANLANYTQYKDAVDGLNMLQQKREELEANLLELLTEPLPQAVLEQTINWLKQFVVSTPTIEIKQMEMAQKTEQNESNVEVQEQAQNNPEVLSDYVHATDDFNVKERLEQTVGKLKTAIRSLQGIKGIHTLASDMAAKASRLHDNRFTVALFGAFSAGKSSFANALIGEKLLPVSPNPTTATINKILPASAEHPHGTVLVKIKTKEQIFKDVEQSLALFQKTCRSMDEALSIINSLTYGGNDPKEKPHYSFLKAVQIGYDFIADKLGEVLTVDLKAFEDYVAKEEKSCFVEWIELYYDCPLTEQGITLVDTPGADSINARHTGVAFEYIKNADAILFVTYYNHAFSRADREFLIQLGRVKEAFEMDKMFFVVNAADLAKSEEELKIVIDYVGDELKKFGIRFPRIYPLSSKLALEEKLQMMEGHAVSNESKIAVFEQAFHSFIMNDLVQISIQSAHEDLKRAVLALNNIIATAKESDEVKQQKRLNAEQAKKQITEKIQTKEFKVEERSLAQEIEELLFYVAQRIFFRFNDFYNEAFNPSSLRDDGRDLKKAIQSCLEELLVNIGFDLSQEMRATSLRVENHLNKLLKDVHHSVEGMIEGIHPISLLPIEARQFDTMEFENAFEELSRDPFKSVLSIFKGPKSFFEQGGKMKLREELERLIKEPVHSYIEAQTAQFKTVYDAYLLQHLGEVMAEATVEVDDYFDGYFAALSETIDIEKLENAKAEIAAII from the coding sequence ATGACAGAAATGAATCGTTTAGTAGCTTTATATTTAGAATTACAAAAAAAAGGTGACAGCGACAATGCTGAAAAAGTAAAGCAGCTTGTTGAAAAAGTCGAAAACAACGAATTTATGATTGCTTTTTGCGGCCACTTTTCGGCTGGAAAGTCGACAATGATGAATCATTTTATGGGAAAAGAAGTTTTGCCTTCTAGCCCGATTCCAACGAGTGCCAATCTCGTCAAAATCAAAAAAGGAAAAAGCTATGCGCGCGTTTACTACAAGCATGCAGAGCCTGTTGAATTTCCGGCTCCATATGATTATGACGTCGTCAAAAGCTTTGCAAAAGATGGCGAAAATGTCGATTCGATTGAAATAAGCGACAAAGATATTCTTCTGCCTGAAGATGTTTCGATTATGGACACACCAGGAATTGATTCAACACATGATGCCCACCGCATTTCAACAGAATCAGCGCTGCATTTAGCTGATGTTGTTTTATATGTCATGGACTATAACCATGTTCAATCAGAGCTTAATTTTTCATTTACGAAAACATTAAAGGATCGTGGCAAGCCGGTCTACTTAGTCATTAATATGATTGATAAGCATAATGAAGCCGAATTAAGTTTTGAATCCTATAAAACTAGTGTTATTGAGTCATTCCAAGGCTGGGGCGTGAATTTCGATGGTTTGTTTTTTACATCGCTAAAAAATTTAAGTCACACGCTTAACGAATATGATAGATTAGAGCAATTTTTGCGAAATCAAATAGAAAATAAAGATGAACTGTTGTTAAAAAGTGTAATAACTTCAGTAAAGCCACTCATTGAAGAACACTTGCAATTCTTCGATCATGAACATGAAGAAGAGCGTCATGCTTATGAGGGACAACTGGAAGAATTGCCTGAAAACGAACGAAAACGAGTTCTTCAAGAGGTTGCAAAGCTTGGAGAAAGACAAGCCTTTTTACTTCATAAAAAGAATCATCTTAAAAGTGAGTTCGAAGCCGGAATTAAGAAAATCATGGATAATGCCTATTTAATGCCTGCAGCAACAAGGGATTTGGCTCATTCGTATTTAGAGGCATGCCAAGCTGATTTTAAAATAGGATTCTTATTTTCCAAAAAGAAAACAGAAGAAGAAAGAAACGCTCGCTTACAAGCTTTCTATGAAAGTTTTAAAAAACAAGTTGAAGCGCAGCTTGATTGGCATATAAAAGATTTTGCCGTTCGGTTTTTTAAAGAAAATAATATTGAAAATGAAGCTTTTGTAAATAGCATTTTTGAAGAAATAACAGTAGAGTTCGAAGTACAATTTTTAGAAGAGCTTGTGAAAAAAGGGGCAGGGTTAACCGGGGAGTACATTTTAAATTATACGAACGATGTATCGAATGAGATTAAACGCCTTTATAAAAATCGGGTAATGGAAAAGTTTGCAGAAGGGCAAGCTCTCGTTGATGTTGCTATTGACCGTGAGTTAAGCGAGGTAGAAGCGAATTTAGCAAACTACACACAATATAAAGATGCTGTTGATGGTTTGAACATGCTGCAACAAAAAAGAGAGGAACTTGAGGCAAATCTATTAGAACTGTTAACAGAGCCATTGCCACAAGCCGTCTTAGAACAAACAATAAATTGGCTAAAGCAGTTTGTAGTAAGCACACCTACGATTGAAATTAAGCAAATGGAAATGGCGCAAAAAACTGAACAAAATGAATCAAATGTTGAGGTGCAGGAGCAAGCTCAAAACAACCCCGAGGTGCTAAGCGATTACGTACATGCAACAGATGACTTTAACGTAAAAGAACGTTTGGAACAAACTGTTGGAAAATTAAAAACAGCGATTCGCTCCCTACAAGGGATTAAAGGAATTCATACGCTTGCCAGTGATATGGCAGCAAAAGCGAGTAGGCTCCACGACAATCGTTTTACTGTTGCATTATTTGGAGCTTTCAGCGCAGGGAAATCATCGTTTGCCAATGCATTAATTGGCGAAAAACTATTGCCCGTTTCACCGAATCCAACGACAGCGACTATTAATAAAATTTTGCCTGCAAGCGCTGAACATCCGCATGGAACGGTGTTAGTAAAAATAAAAACGAAAGAGCAAATTTTTAAGGATGTAGAACAGTCATTAGCATTGTTCCAAAAGACATGCCGTTCAATGGATGAGGCGTTATCGATTATCAATTCCTTAACCTATGGAGGAAATGATCCGAAAGAGAAACCACACTATTCCTTTTTGAAAGCTGTTCAAATTGGCTATGATTTTATTGCCGATAAGTTAGGAGAAGTATTAACTGTTGATTTAAAGGCTTTTGAAGACTATGTTGCCAAGGAAGAAAAATCTTGTTTTGTTGAGTGGATTGAACTTTATTATGATTGCCCGTTGACAGAGCAAGGTATTACATTAGTCGATACGCCAGGGGCTGATTCGATTAACGCCCGCCATACGGGAGTTGCCTTTGAGTATATCAAAAATGCTGATGCGATTCTGTTCGTAACGTATTACAACCATGCTTTTTCAAGAGCAGACCGCGAGTTTTTAATTCAGCTTGGCCGCGTTAAGGAAGCCTTTGAGATGGACAAGATGTTTTTCGTCGTCAATGCGGCCGATTTAGCAAAGTCTGAAGAAGAATTAAAGATTGTCATTGATTATGTTGGTGATGAGCTAAAGAAATTTGGCATTCGCTTCCCACGGATTTATCCGTTATCAAGTAAGCTCGCGCTTGAAGAGAAGCTTCAAATGATGGAAGGACATGCTGTTTCGAACGAATCAAAAATCGCTGTCTTTGAACAGGCATTCCATTCGTTTATCATGAATGACCTTGTACAAATTTCGATTCAATCTGCGCATGAGGATTTAAAACGCGCTGTTCTTGCCTTAAATAATATTATTGCGACTGCAAAAGAGAGCGATGAAGTCAAACAACAAAAACGCCTTAATGCGGAGCAAGCTAAAAAACAAATAACCGAAAAAATTCAGACGAAAGAATTTAAAGTAGAGGAACGTTCGTTAGCGCAAGAAATTGAAGAACTTTTATTTTATGTCGCACAGCGTATTTTTTTCCGCTTTAATGATTTTTACAATGAAGCCTTTAATCCTTCCTCCTTACGGGATGATGGACGTGACTTGAAAAAGGCAATCCAAAGCTGTTTAGAGGAACTATTAGTAAATATTGGCTTTGATTTATCACAAGAAATGCGGGCTACATCACTCAGGGTCGAAAACCATCTTAACAAATTGTTAAAAGATGTTCATCATAGTGTGGAAGGAATGATTGAGGGTATTCATCCGATTTCATTATTACCGATTGAAGCCCGCCAATTTGACACGATGGAGTTTGAAAATGCTTTTGAAGAACTTTCACGTGACCCGTTCAAATCTGTTTTGTCAATATTTAAAGGACCAAAATCTTTCTTTGAACAAGGCGGCAAAATGAAGCTGAGGGAAGAACTAGAACGCTTGATTAAAGAGCCTGTCCATTCCTACATCGAAGCGCAAACGGCACAATTTAAAACTGTATACGATGCCTATTTATTGCAGCATTTAGGAGAGGTTATGGCTGAGGCTACGGTCGAAGTAGATGACTATTTTGATGGTTATTTTGCAGCATTATCTGAAACAATTGATATTGAAAAATTAGAAAATGCCAAGGCGGAAATTGCAGCGATTATATAA